The following are encoded in a window of Thalassotalea insulae genomic DNA:
- a CDS encoding flagellar assembly protein T N-terminal domain-containing protein: MRFIAILILTLLNSHFAYGQWYQAQGQAFVTKDDSKLAKTKAIENALKKALLVAGASVSSVQQVVNGLLTQDEINIRASGTINSFELIDELHHNDTITVTIRADILPQERQCFSADYRKSLLITKSHLKNREQANIGGIYQLDKVLVKKLSEKVRHQGMYLDTKLALKNNSAFSRYNNSVRAEKIKHIAMSLADITDSQYVMFSEIEDISFANQENNSWLFWQEDEYDRHFNFAVYIYNGSNGELIFNHSYQSSAPWTFTKRAQVDVNSNTFWQSKFGSTIEQTLNDVITDIDDNMMCQPTRAKIIRVAGDEIMINIGSKHGVKVGDEFSLLHLKNFTTENGKIYAGFNVSPFMVKVEQVNLESAQAVTNDASVLGNIQRYDLAVRY; this comes from the coding sequence ATGCGTTTCATCGCCATATTGATACTAACACTGCTCAACAGCCATTTCGCCTATGGACAATGGTACCAGGCTCAAGGACAAGCATTTGTCACTAAAGATGATAGCAAGCTTGCTAAAACCAAAGCCATCGAAAATGCATTGAAAAAGGCATTACTGGTCGCCGGAGCCTCAGTATCAAGTGTGCAACAAGTCGTCAATGGATTATTGACTCAGGATGAAATCAATATCCGCGCCAGTGGCACTATTAATTCTTTTGAGCTCATCGATGAGTTACATCATAACGATACGATTACCGTCACTATTCGTGCAGATATTCTACCACAGGAACGGCAGTGTTTTTCTGCGGACTATCGCAAATCGCTACTGATCACCAAAAGCCATTTAAAAAACAGAGAACAAGCGAACATTGGTGGCATTTATCAGCTAGATAAAGTGTTAGTTAAAAAATTATCAGAAAAAGTTCGCCATCAGGGCATGTATCTCGATACTAAACTGGCATTAAAAAATAACTCTGCGTTTTCTCGTTATAATAATAGCGTCAGAGCGGAAAAAATTAAACATATTGCAATGTCGCTGGCCGATATTACTGATAGCCAATACGTGATGTTTTCTGAAATAGAAGATATTTCATTTGCCAATCAGGAAAATAACAGCTGGCTATTTTGGCAGGAAGACGAATACGATCGCCATTTCAATTTTGCTGTCTATATTTATAACGGTTCAAACGGCGAGTTAATATTCAATCACAGCTACCAGAGCTCAGCCCCGTGGACATTTACTAAACGTGCCCAAGTCGATGTGAACTCCAACACTTTCTGGCAAAGCAAATTTGGTAGCACCATAGAACAAACGCTGAATGACGTAATTACTGATATTGATGACAATATGATGTGTCAGCCAACCCGAGCCAAAATTATCCGCGTAGCCGGGGACGAGATAATGATTAACATTGGCAGTAAACATGGTGTCAAAGTAGGTGATGAATTTTCATTATTACATCTCAAAAACTTTACTACTGAAAACGGTAAGATTTACGCAGGCTTTAATGTCAGTCCATTTATGGTTAAGGTCGAACAAGTCAACTTGGAAAGTGCGCAAGCTGTCACCAATGATGCCAGCGTATTAGGTAATATCCAAAGATATGATCTCGCGGTAAGGTATTAA
- a CDS encoding mechanosensitive ion channel family protein translates to MDSISQWFTDNQTMLQAFAIQFIVALAILFIGKLIAKLISKGVQKILTHKGVDQTVISFIGSLTYGLLVLVAFIAAISHLGFNTSSLVAIVGAAGLAIGLALQGSLSNFASGILLISFKPFKSGDFVEVAGTAGIVEEVHIFSTQLRTGDNKTVIIPNGSITSGTITNYSRKATRRIDLVIGVSYDADLAKTKEVLTRVVNEHELVLKEPAVTIGVSALADSSVNLVVRPWVKTENYWPVHFALLENIKVELDKAGIEIPYPQLSVHVNQENANES, encoded by the coding sequence TTGGACTCAATCAGTCAATGGTTCACCGACAACCAAACCATGCTACAAGCATTTGCCATTCAATTTATTGTCGCGTTAGCGATATTATTTATTGGTAAATTAATCGCTAAGCTCATTAGCAAAGGCGTACAAAAAATATTAACCCATAAAGGCGTTGATCAAACAGTTATTTCCTTTATCGGCAGTCTCACCTATGGCTTATTAGTACTGGTTGCCTTTATCGCCGCTATTTCGCACTTAGGATTTAACACTTCCTCACTGGTTGCTATTGTCGGTGCAGCAGGTTTAGCGATTGGCTTAGCGTTACAAGGCTCATTATCTAACTTTGCATCAGGGATCTTATTGATCAGCTTTAAACCATTTAAATCTGGCGATTTCGTTGAAGTGGCTGGTACCGCTGGCATAGTTGAAGAAGTGCATATTTTTTCTACTCAGCTACGCACTGGTGATAATAAAACGGTGATCATCCCAAATGGCTCTATTACCAGCGGCACTATCACTAATTACTCAAGAAAGGCAACCCGACGTATCGACTTGGTAATAGGTGTTAGTTACGATGCCGATTTAGCAAAAACCAAGGAAGTATTAACCAGGGTTGTTAACGAACATGAATTAGTATTAAAAGAACCTGCAGTGACTATAGGTGTTAGTGCGCTAGCTGACAGCTCAGTGAACCTGGTTGTTCGTCCCTGGGTGAAAACTGAAAACTACTGGCCAGTACACTTTGCCTTGCTAGAAAACATTAAAGTCGAGCTCGACAAGGCCGGTATCGAAATTCCTTATCCACAATTATCTGTACATGTAAACCAAGAGAATGCCAATGAATCATAA
- the flgM gene encoding flagellar biosynthesis anti-sigma factor FlgM, producing the protein MAMNINNLTNNNQVKQKIDQQTQVKQQATQNSAAAEQSKVASKDSVSITPQAKQLGELQKKANESSAVNQKKVEQLKKAIMSGEYKINPEKLAASIANFEFKLG; encoded by the coding sequence ATGGCTATGAATATCAACAACTTGACCAATAATAATCAAGTTAAACAGAAAATTGATCAGCAAACTCAAGTAAAACAGCAAGCAACACAAAACTCTGCTGCGGCTGAGCAATCAAAAGTAGCGAGTAAAGACTCAGTTTCTATTACCCCTCAGGCAAAACAATTAGGCGAATTACAGAAAAAGGCCAATGAAAGTTCAGCTGTAAACCAGAAAAAAGTAGAACAACTTAAGAAAGCCATAATGTCTGGCGAGTACAAAATTAACCCTGAAAAGTTAGCCGCTAGCATAGCTAACTTTGAATTTAAACTTGGGTAA
- a CDS encoding FlgO family outer membrane protein: MKKWLLLTLPFLVSCSMMSSNDDFYRVVQQERGEIDAFKLPKHAINDVVKGLAYQMLETSSFVNPQTPIAVTSFVDLKDLESTNWLGNQLSENFIHELQRHGLIVVDFKTTGHIRVTKDGDYVFTRDWKELPERQIIDYVVTGTMTKQDDGIMVNARMIGMQSRVVVASAQSFIPNWVIGDEISRIENVRMVDGMIIRDSEMLTNEARAVEIQQ; the protein is encoded by the coding sequence ATGAAAAAATGGCTATTATTAACATTACCTTTCTTGGTGTCATGTAGCATGATGTCAAGTAACGACGATTTTTATCGGGTTGTACAGCAAGAACGAGGTGAGATTGATGCCTTTAAACTCCCTAAACATGCAATAAATGATGTAGTAAAAGGGCTTGCTTATCAAATGCTTGAAACGAGTTCTTTCGTCAATCCACAAACACCGATAGCAGTAACCTCATTTGTTGATTTAAAAGATTTAGAATCAACTAACTGGTTAGGTAATCAGCTATCTGAAAACTTTATTCATGAGTTACAGCGTCACGGCTTAATTGTTGTCGACTTTAAGACTACTGGGCATATTCGTGTCACTAAGGATGGCGATTATGTTTTTACCCGTGATTGGAAAGAGTTGCCTGAACGCCAGATTATTGACTATGTCGTCACAGGTACCATGACCAAACAAGACGATGGTATTATGGTTAATGCCCGTATGATAGGTATGCAATCAAGAGTAGTGGTGGCTAGTGCTCAGTCATTTATTCCTAATTGGGTTATTGGTGATGAAATCAGTCGTATAGAAAATGTCAGAATGGTAGATGGCATGATTATCAGAGACAGTGAGATGCTCACCAATGAAGCACGAGCAGTAGAAATTCAGCAATAG
- a CDS encoding flagella synthesis protein FlgN: MSSESVYFSQLQTQLEQLQQLEVIIDNEKQILQQHDPDKLTEISEQKNQLLLTIQALDKQFEQSLQFKNEKAQGLFTEILTDIEAVLVRCKEKNQINGQIIQQSSLAVERMKTTLLQNHNKSSMTYDNKGKTSGGLSSLGIKA, translated from the coding sequence GTGTCGTCAGAATCAGTATATTTTTCTCAATTGCAAACCCAGCTTGAACAATTGCAACAATTAGAAGTAATTATTGATAATGAAAAGCAGATCTTACAACAACACGATCCCGATAAGCTGACGGAAATTTCTGAGCAAAAAAATCAATTATTACTGACTATCCAAGCGTTAGATAAGCAATTTGAACAAAGTCTACAATTTAAAAATGAAAAAGCACAAGGCTTGTTTACTGAAATACTTACCGATATAGAAGCTGTGCTAGTTCGTTGCAAAGAAAAAAATCAAATCAATGGCCAAATTATTCAGCAATCATCGCTCGCCGTAGAACGCATGAAAACGACGCTGTTACAAAATCATAATAAATCTTCAATGACCTACGATAATAAAGGCAAAACCAGCGGTGGATTAAGTAGTTTGGGGATCAAAGCCTAA
- a CDS encoding LPP20 family lipoprotein, whose translation MKKSLITAVILGMSTLYLTGCSSIYDKHVQWQRVKPERFPVLKAIGQAPISLQKSQNKTQRMLMAIKASKLAAYAELAEQVYGQHINDSTTMANLIVNNQELTASVNGIIRGAKVLKSYPVGDTYTTELSLDFNDVYDLYLANSNHKEIKDVRYY comes from the coding sequence ATGAAAAAATCTCTAATAACTGCCGTAATCCTTGGCATGAGTACCTTATATTTAACTGGTTGTAGTAGTATTTACGATAAACATGTGCAGTGGCAACGGGTTAAACCAGAGCGTTTTCCGGTGTTAAAGGCGATAGGGCAGGCTCCTATTAGCTTACAAAAATCACAGAATAAAACCCAGCGGATGTTAATGGCAATTAAAGCATCTAAACTTGCCGCTTATGCAGAGTTAGCCGAACAAGTTTATGGTCAGCACATTAATGATAGCACGACAATGGCAAATCTAATCGTAAATAATCAAGAACTTACCGCTTCGGTTAACGGTATTATTCGCGGTGCAAAAGTATTAAAGAGCTATCCAGTTGGTGATACTTATACTACTGAGTTGTCATTAGACTTTAACGATGTTTATGATTTGTATCTTGCTAACAGCAATCACAAAGAAATAAAAGACGTGCGATATTACTGA
- a CDS encoding phosphoglycerate kinase, with protein MSVIKMTNLDLAGQRVLIREDLNVPIKDGKVSSDARLRAALPTIKLALDAGAKVMVMSHLGRPTEGEYNAEFSLQPVADYLANALTANVRLEKDYLDGIEIQPGELVIFENVRFNPGEKKNDDALAQKLAALCDIFVMDAFGTAHRAQASTHGVAKYAPTACAGPLLAGELEALGKALDNPARPLVAIVGGSKVSTKLTVLDSLAGIVDQLVVGGGIANTFIAAQGHPVGKSLYEADLIDEAKRLTAQAKANNGSIPVPTDVVTGTEFSQDAVATLKAVNEVSDGDMIFDIGPDSAQALADIIANAGTIVWNGPVGVFEFDQFGQGTEVIAQAIANSDAFSIAGGGDTLAAVDKYNIADKVSYISTGGGAFLEFLEGKKLPAVEILEQRAK; from the coding sequence ATGTCAGTGATTAAAATGACGAATTTGGATCTCGCCGGACAACGCGTCTTGATCCGTGAAGATTTAAACGTTCCTATCAAAGACGGAAAAGTCAGTTCAGATGCTCGCTTAAGAGCCGCATTACCAACAATCAAACTTGCGTTAGATGCTGGTGCCAAGGTCATGGTAATGTCGCATTTAGGCAGACCAACAGAAGGCGAATACAACGCAGAGTTTTCACTGCAGCCAGTAGCAGACTATTTAGCAAACGCTTTAACAGCCAATGTTCGTCTGGAAAAAGACTACCTTGATGGCATAGAAATCCAACCAGGTGAGTTAGTGATCTTTGAAAACGTTCGTTTTAACCCTGGCGAGAAGAAAAATGATGATGCGTTAGCGCAAAAGCTAGCGGCATTATGTGATATTTTTGTCATGGACGCATTCGGGACAGCGCATCGTGCCCAAGCCAGTACTCACGGCGTCGCCAAATATGCTCCAACGGCTTGCGCAGGTCCGTTATTAGCGGGTGAACTTGAAGCACTAGGGAAAGCACTCGATAACCCAGCGCGCCCATTAGTCGCCATTGTTGGTGGTTCAAAAGTCTCGACAAAATTAACCGTTTTAGACTCATTAGCAGGCATAGTTGATCAGCTAGTCGTTGGTGGTGGTATTGCCAATACCTTTATTGCCGCTCAAGGCCATCCAGTAGGAAAGTCGTTATACGAAGCTGACTTAATTGATGAAGCTAAGCGCCTAACAGCACAGGCAAAAGCCAATAATGGTTCAATTCCAGTACCAACAGATGTTGTTACCGGTACCGAATTTTCTCAAGATGCGGTAGCAACCCTAAAAGCAGTGAATGAGGTTAGCGATGGCGATATGATCTTTGATATTGGTCCTGATTCTGCGCAGGCACTTGCTGATATCATAGCCAATGCAGGTACTATTGTTTGGAATGGTCCGGTCGGTGTGTTTGAGTTTGACCAGTTTGGTCAAGGTACAGAAGTTATCGCTCAGGCAATTGCTAACAGTGATGCGTTTTCTATTGCCGGCGGCGGAGATACGCTAGCGGCAGTAGATAAATACAATATCGCCGATAAAGTCTCTTATATTTCTACAGGTGGCGGCGCGTTCTTAGAATTTTTAGAAGGCAAAAAATTGCCGGCAGTCGAAATACTCGAACAAAGAGCAAAATAA
- the epd gene encoding erythrose-4-phosphate dehydrogenase, which yields MPINIAINGFGRIGRNVARALYENNHRKDLKLVAINEIAEPQGIAHLLKYDSTHGRFPFAVGLVDNTLNIAGDDIKLSHCENIEHIDWQDAQVDIVLDCTGKYATKQDGERYLANGAKKVLYSHPADPNVDTTIIYGINEQSLTPADKVISNGSCTTNCIVPVIKVIDDTFGVESGTITTIHSSMHDQQVIDAYHPDLRRTRAASQSIIPVDTKLAAGIERILPKFAGRFEAIAVRVPTTNVTAMDLSLTVSSDVCISDINQAIIAAQNNGLQGILGYSEEPLVSIDYNHDPHSAIVDGNQTRVSHKRLVKMLVWCDNEWGFANRMLDTTKAMAKLL from the coding sequence ATGCCGATAAATATAGCTATTAACGGTTTTGGCCGCATTGGTCGCAATGTTGCCCGAGCCCTATATGAAAATAATCACCGCAAGGATCTTAAACTCGTTGCTATTAATGAAATAGCTGAGCCACAAGGTATCGCCCACTTATTAAAATATGACAGCACCCATGGACGTTTTCCATTTGCCGTCGGTCTGGTAGATAACACCCTCAATATTGCCGGGGATGATATCAAGCTATCGCACTGTGAAAATATTGAACACATTGATTGGCAAGATGCTCAGGTCGATATTGTTTTAGACTGCACTGGAAAATATGCAACTAAGCAAGACGGCGAACGTTATTTGGCGAACGGGGCTAAAAAAGTACTTTATTCTCACCCAGCCGATCCCAATGTTGATACCACTATTATCTATGGTATCAATGAGCAAAGTTTAACGCCTGCAGATAAAGTGATCAGTAACGGCTCTTGCACCACTAACTGTATAGTGCCAGTAATTAAAGTGATTGATGACACTTTCGGCGTGGAGAGTGGCACAATAACCACTATTCATTCTTCAATGCATGATCAGCAGGTAATTGATGCTTATCATCCAGATTTACGTCGTACTCGAGCCGCGAGTCAGTCTATTATTCCAGTTGATACCAAACTTGCCGCCGGCATAGAGCGTATTTTGCCAAAATTTGCCGGACGCTTTGAAGCTATTGCCGTTCGGGTGCCAACCACTAATGTTACTGCGATGGATTTAAGTTTGACGGTATCTAGCGATGTGTGTATCAGCGATATTAATCAGGCGATTATCGCCGCGCAAAATAATGGTCTGCAAGGTATTTTAGGCTACAGCGAAGAGCCTTTAGTGTCGATTGATTATAACCATGATCCACATTCAGCCATCGTCGACGGCAATCAAACCCGGGTCAGTCATAAGCGCCTAGTGAAAATGTTGGTTTGGTGCGATAACGAATGGGGCTTTGCTAACCGTATGCTGGACACGACTAAAGCAATGGCTAAGTTACTTTAA
- a CDS encoding DUF481 domain-containing protein gives MNHKLILATLCCLPLIGHAEEAEKEQSLITASAELGMLYKTGNTKSADIKTGFDFKYEKDLWRSTVALDLLVKKTEKEDENGDEHFDTTDQKWTFDSKTNYTLDTNSKNYVYGAVSYEDNRFSGFDNQSSVSAGWGREWFKNEKASFFADIGPGYKRDVTAATEDMDSETKSAFIIQAQALYLRKINEHVEFKQTLSAKYAPKSGENSKYKAETSITTKLIETLALKFAFIIDHNTKVDDGVENTDTQTALTLVYSF, from the coding sequence ATGAATCATAAATTAATCCTTGCCACCCTGTGTTGTTTACCTTTGATCGGTCATGCCGAAGAAGCGGAAAAAGAACAATCACTGATTACCGCCTCAGCAGAACTAGGTATGCTTTATAAAACCGGCAACACTAAAAGTGCAGATATTAAAACCGGTTTTGATTTCAAATATGAAAAAGACCTATGGCGCTCTACCGTTGCGCTGGATTTGTTAGTGAAAAAAACGGAAAAAGAAGATGAAAACGGTGACGAGCATTTTGATACTACCGATCAAAAATGGACCTTTGACTCAAAAACCAACTACACCTTAGATACTAATAGCAAAAATTATGTCTATGGTGCAGTTTCATATGAAGATAACCGTTTCAGCGGCTTTGACAACCAAAGCTCAGTTTCTGCAGGTTGGGGTCGCGAATGGTTTAAAAATGAGAAAGCGTCATTTTTTGCTGATATCGGACCGGGTTATAAACGTGACGTTACTGCGGCAACAGAAGATATGGATAGTGAAACTAAGAGCGCATTTATCATTCAGGCGCAGGCATTATACCTTAGAAAAATCAACGAACACGTTGAATTTAAACAAACGCTTAGCGCTAAATATGCACCAAAAAGTGGTGAAAATAGCAAATACAAAGCAGAAACCTCAATCACGACTAAACTGATTGAAACCTTAGCATTAAAATTTGCTTTTATTATCGACCACAACACAAAAGTGGATGATGGTGTCGAAAATACCGATACTCAAACGGCGTTAACATTGGTCTATAGCTTTTAA
- the tkt gene encoding transketolase, with translation MPSRQELANAIRVLSMDAVQKAKSGHPGAPMGMADIAEVLWRDFLKHNPTDPNWADRDRFILSNGHGSMLIYSLLHLSGYDLPMEEIKNFRQLHSKTPGHPEYGYTPGVETTTGPLGAGISNAVGMAIAEKTLAAQFNRPEHNIVDHYTYCFLGDGCLMEGISHEACSLAGTLGLGKLIAFWDDNGISIDGDVEGWFTDDTPKRFAAYGWHVIADVDGHDAAAVAKAIKEAQAVTDKPTMICCKTVIGFGSPNKQGSHDCHGAPLGDDEIIAAREFLNWSHPAFEVPEDIYAEWDQKEKGQASQTTWNEKFSAYQAAYPELAAEYQRRVINGDLPADFEAKANDFIQQCQEKSENIASRKASQNTIEAFGKILPELLGGSADLAGSNLTLWSGSKGIDSDAAGNYIYYGVREFGMSGIMNGISLHGGFINYGATFMMFMEYARNAVRMSALMGIQNIFVYTHDSIGQGEDGPTHQPIEQLTNLRTTPNMVTWRPADATESAVAWKNAIERQKAPTSLIFSRQGLPALARNSQQVADIAKGGYILRDSEGTPEVILMATGSEVALALEAADTLGSKVRVVSMPSTNIFDAQDTDYKESVLPSAVTKRVAIEAAHTDFWYKYVGFNGAVVGMTTFGESAPGGVLMEHFGFTVDNVINTVNNLA, from the coding sequence ATGCCATCGCGTCAAGAACTCGCCAATGCCATCCGTGTATTAAGCATGGACGCCGTTCAAAAAGCTAAATCAGGTCATCCAGGTGCCCCTATGGGTATGGCGGATATCGCCGAAGTCCTCTGGCGTGATTTTTTAAAGCATAATCCTACCGATCCAAATTGGGCCGATAGAGATCGCTTTATTTTGTCAAACGGCCACGGTTCGATGTTGATCTATTCATTGCTTCACCTCAGTGGTTATGACCTACCAATGGAAGAGATCAAAAACTTCCGTCAGTTACATTCAAAAACGCCAGGCCATCCAGAATATGGTTACACCCCAGGTGTTGAGACTACCACAGGGCCATTAGGTGCAGGGATCTCAAATGCCGTAGGTATGGCAATTGCGGAAAAAACGCTAGCAGCGCAATTTAACCGTCCTGAGCATAATATCGTTGATCATTACACTTACTGCTTTTTAGGTGACGGCTGTTTAATGGAAGGCATCTCTCACGAGGCTTGTTCACTAGCTGGTACCTTAGGATTAGGTAAATTAATCGCATTTTGGGATGATAACGGTATTTCTATCGACGGTGACGTTGAAGGCTGGTTCACAGATGATACACCAAAACGCTTTGCTGCTTATGGGTGGCATGTCATTGCCGATGTTGATGGTCATGACGCAGCAGCAGTGGCTAAAGCAATAAAAGAAGCTCAAGCTGTTACCGACAAACCAACCATGATTTGTTGTAAAACAGTTATTGGTTTTGGTTCTCCAAACAAACAAGGCAGCCACGACTGTCACGGTGCCCCGTTAGGAGATGATGAAATCATCGCTGCGCGCGAATTTTTAAACTGGTCACACCCTGCATTTGAAGTGCCAGAAGATATCTATGCCGAATGGGATCAAAAAGAGAAAGGCCAAGCATCACAAACAACTTGGAACGAGAAATTTTCTGCGTACCAAGCTGCTTACCCTGAATTAGCGGCCGAATATCAACGCCGCGTAATTAATGGTGACTTACCAGCAGATTTTGAAGCTAAAGCAAATGACTTTATTCAGCAATGCCAGGAAAAATCAGAAAATATTGCCTCGCGTAAAGCCTCACAAAATACTATCGAAGCTTTCGGTAAAATTTTACCTGAACTTCTAGGTGGTTCTGCCGATTTAGCTGGCTCAAATTTAACCTTATGGTCTGGTTCAAAAGGCATAGATAGCGACGCTGCTGGTAACTATATTTATTATGGTGTGCGTGAATTTGGCATGTCAGGCATTATGAACGGTATTTCATTACACGGTGGCTTCATTAACTATGGCGCAACCTTTATGATGTTTATGGAGTACGCTCGTAACGCAGTGCGGATGTCGGCATTAATGGGCATACAAAACATCTTTGTTTATACTCATGACTCTATCGGTCAAGGTGAAGATGGCCCAACCCATCAACCTATTGAACAACTGACGAACTTACGTACTACACCAAATATGGTGACTTGGCGACCGGCCGATGCTACTGAATCAGCAGTTGCCTGGAAAAATGCGATTGAGCGTCAAAAAGCACCGACATCATTAATATTCTCTCGCCAAGGATTACCAGCCCTTGCACGCAACAGTCAGCAAGTAGCAGATATTGCTAAAGGTGGTTATATCCTACGTGACAGTGAAGGCACACCAGAAGTTATCCTTATGGCGACTGGTTCAGAAGTCGCATTGGCACTTGAAGCGGCGGATACGTTAGGTTCAAAGGTTCGTGTCGTTTCTATGCCTTCTACGAACATTTTTGATGCGCAAGATACTGACTATAAAGAATCAGTACTTCCAAGTGCCGTGACTAAGCGCGTTGCTATTGAAGCAGCTCATACTGATTTCTGGTATAAATATGTTGGCTTTAATGGTGCTGTTGTTGGCATGACTACCTTTGGCGAGTCAGCACCTGGTGGCGTATTAATGGAGCACTTCGGCTTTACTGTCGACAATGTTATTAACACAGTTAATAACTTAGCGTAA
- the fba gene encoding class II fructose-bisphosphate aldolase (catalyzes the reversible aldol condensation of dihydroxyacetonephosphate and glyceraldehyde 3-phosphate in the Calvin cycle, glycolysis, and/or gluconeogenesis) — translation MALVSMRQMLDHAAENGYGIPAFNVNNLEQVRAIMIAADKTNSPVILQGSAGARKYAGAPFLRHLILAAIEEFPHIPVVMHQDHGTSPSVCQRSIQLGFSSVMMDGSLMEDGKTPSSYEYNVDVTRRTVEMAHACGVSVEGELGCLGSLETGEAGEEDGIGAEGKLTMDQMLTDPEEAADFVAKTQVDALAIACGTSHGAYKFTRPPTGDILAIDRIKAIHQRIPNTHLVMHGSSSVPQEWLAVINEYGGNIPETYGVPVEQIQEGIKNGVRKVNIDTDLRLASTGATRRFLAHNPSEFDPRKFLAETTKAMTEICIARYEAFGTAGNASKINPISLEKMFEKYSAGELDALIK, via the coding sequence ATGGCTTTAGTTTCTATGCGCCAGATGTTAGATCACGCGGCTGAAAATGGATACGGCATCCCAGCATTTAACGTTAACAACTTAGAACAAGTTAGAGCAATTATGATTGCTGCTGATAAAACTAATAGTCCTGTTATTTTACAAGGCTCTGCAGGTGCAAGAAAATATGCTGGTGCTCCTTTCTTACGTCACCTTATTCTAGCAGCTATAGAAGAATTTCCTCATATTCCAGTAGTTATGCATCAAGATCACGGTACGTCACCAAGCGTTTGTCAACGCTCGATTCAGCTTGGCTTTTCATCAGTAATGATGGACGGTTCATTAATGGAAGACGGTAAAACCCCTTCCAGTTATGAATACAATGTTGATGTTACCCGTCGTACCGTAGAAATGGCTCATGCCTGTGGTGTTTCCGTTGAAGGTGAATTGGGTTGTTTGGGTTCATTGGAAACCGGTGAGGCAGGTGAAGAGGACGGAATTGGCGCTGAGGGTAAGCTAACTATGGATCAAATGTTAACCGATCCTGAAGAAGCTGCTGACTTTGTCGCAAAAACTCAGGTTGATGCTTTAGCCATTGCGTGTGGTACTTCACACGGTGCTTACAAATTTACCCGTCCACCAACGGGTGATATTTTAGCAATTGATCGCATTAAAGCGATTCATCAGCGTATCCCGAACACTCATTTAGTTATGCACGGTTCTTCTTCTGTACCTCAAGAATGGTTAGCCGTGATCAATGAATACGGCGGTAATATCCCTGAAACTTACGGTGTCCCAGTTGAACAGATCCAGGAAGGCATTAAAAACGGGGTCAGAAAAGTTAACATCGACACCGACTTACGTTTAGCGTCTACCGGTGCCACCCGTCGCTTTTTAGCACATAACCCGAGTGAGTTTGATCCACGTAAATTCTTAGCAGAAACCACGAAAGCAATGACAGAAATTTGTATTGCCCGTTATGAAGCATTCGGTACTGCTGGTAATGCAAGCAAAATTAACCCTATTTCATTAGAAAAAATGTTCGAAAAATACAGCGCTGGTGAATTAGACGCGTTAATTAAATAA